A window of the Loxodonta africana isolate mLoxAfr1 chromosome 3, mLoxAfr1.hap2, whole genome shotgun sequence genome harbors these coding sequences:
- the NGF gene encoding beta-nerve growth factor gives MSMLFYTLITAFLIGIQAEPQAESNVPAGHAIPQAHWTKLQHSLDTALRRAHSTPAGVIAARVAGQTCNISVDPKLFKKRRLRSPRVLFSTQPPPVTIEAQDLDFEAGGAAPFNRTHRSKRSESSHPIFHRGEFSVCDSVSMWVGDKTTATDIKGKEVMVLKEVIINNVVYKQYFFETKCQNPNPVDNGCRGIDSKHWNSYCAPNYSFTRALTLDDRQTAWRFIRINTACVCVISRKTGRKA, from the coding sequence ATGTCCATGTTGTTCTACACTCTGATTACAGCGTTTTTGATCGGCATACAGGCAGAACCACAGGCAGAGAGCAATGTCCCAGCAGGACACGCCATCCCCCAAGCCCACTGGACTAAACTTCAACATTCCCTTGATACAGCCCTCCGCAGAGCCCACAGCACCCCAGCTGGGGTGATAGCTGCAAGGGTGGCCGGGCAGACCTGCAACATCAGCGTGGACCCCAAACTCTTTAAAAAGCGGCGGCTACGTTCACCCCGAGTGCTGTTTAGCACCCAGCCCCCACCTGTCACCATAGAGGCTCAGGACCTGGACTTTGAGGCTGGTGGTGCTGCCCCTTTCAACAGGACTCACAGGAGCAAACGATCCGAATCATCCCACCCCATTTTCCACAGGGGGGAGTTCTCCGTGTGTGACAGTGTCAGCATGTGGGTTGGCGATAAGACCACCGCCACGGACATCAAAGGCAAGGAGgtgatggtattgaaagaagtcaTCATTAACAATGTTGTGTACAAACAGTACTTTTTTGAGACCAAGTGCCAGAACCCCAATCCTGTAGACAATGGGTGCAGGGGCATTGACTCGAAGCACTGGAACTCCTATTGTGCCCCAAATTACTCCTTCACCAGGGCGCTGACCTTGGATGACAGGCAGACGGCCTGGCGGTTTATCCGGATCAATAcggcctgtgtgtgtgtgatcagCAGGAAGACTGGGAGAAAAGCCTGA